The Camelina sativa cultivar DH55 chromosome 14, Cs, whole genome shotgun sequence genome includes a window with the following:
- the LOC104742716 gene encoding uncharacterized protein LOC104742716, which produces MDQNVPISKKLWNIVRFLLYMIRKGVSKHKLIADFNATLKRGKNLMFHHRRRVPAASTSSDALNAASATAISRQEYEFSCSNTPNYSFPFPNMAFIKKKSHNSLFTCGQTPQTLDDDSAAARAVLELLNGVGDKGNVTPGDLTVALSPYFPGFGRTPLVRPLRVTDSPFPLTPENGDVGNRHVDKAADDFIKKFYKNLSQQKKMIEFS; this is translated from the coding sequence ATGGATCAGAACGTACCAATAAGCAAGAAGCTATGGAACATCGTACGTTTTCTTTTGTACATGATCCGCAAAGGTGTCTCGAAACACAAACTCATCGCCGACTTTAACGCCACTCTCAAACGGGGCAAGAACCTCATGTTCCACCACCGTCGTCGTGTCCCCGCCGCTTCCACCTCCTCAGACGCTTTAAACGCTGCTTCAGCCACCGCGATATCTCGACAAGAATACGAGTTCAGCTGCAGCAACACTCCGAACTATTCTTTCCCTTTCCCCAATATGGCtttcataaagaaaaagagtcaTAATAGTCTCTTCACGTGTGGTCAAACGCCTCAGACGCTCGACGACGACTCAGCCGCAGCTAGAGCCGTTCTTGAGCTTCTTAACGGCGTTGGTGACAAAGGAAACGTCACGCCGGGAGATTTAACAGTGGCCTTGTCTCCTTACTTCCCCGGGTTTGGACGGACTCCGTTGGTGAGACCGTTGAGAGTAACGGACTCACCGTTCCCGTTAACGCCGGAAAATGGTGACGTGGGTAACAGACACGTCGACAAAGCGGctgatgattttataaaaaagttttataagaacTTGAGTCAGCAGAAAAAGATGATTGAGTTCAGCTAA